One Lentisphaerota bacterium genomic window, CACGTGGAAGTGTACCCGCCAGCACGCATCCGGAGGAACGGGCGCGGCCAGCGCCTCGGGCAGATCGGCAAACGCCTGTTCGGAACCGTCAGGCGATTGCCGCCGCGTCTGATGGAGATAGACGTCCTCGCAAAAGTTCCGCAAGGCGGCAGGCGCATCCGCCCCGTCGCGAACGCCCAACGCTGCGCCGAGGTGAATCTTGCTCACGGGCACCCCGGCGGCGCTCAAGCGGTCGAGACTGTCCGCCAGATCCTCGAACGCGACGGCCATATGAACCGTGTCGAAACACACGCCGACATGCCGCGCCAGCGTCGCCTCGGCGGCTTCCGCGCTCATCCCGCGCTGCGCGCGCAGGTGGGCGATACCCCATTCCCGCAAAGGCCCTGTGAAGAAATGGATCGTTTCATGGGTGTTCTCGATCAGGCAGTCGGGTTCGGGCTCGAGCGCGATTGCGATAGACTTGCCCGTGCTGGCCAGGGTGTCGGCCGCGTGGGCGGCGGCATCGGCAATGTTGGCCACCAGTGATTGGACATCGGCGCGGGTCGTGATCCACGGCTTGTACGAGCCGGGCACGGTGGAAATGGTGCCGCGCACCCCTTCGGGCAGCAGCGCCGCCAGAAGATCCGTCAGCAGATTCGTATAGTCAAGCCGCTCGCGCTGCCGCCAGTCCGGCCGGTAGACATTCGTTTTCACGGGCCCGCCATGAAAACGGCCGTACGGAAAGCCGTTGATGGTGAAGACGTAAAGATCGTTGGCACGGCAGAACGCTCGGAACGCGTCGAGCCGGGCGGGAACGGCAAGGGTCTGCGCGGCCGTCCAGCTCAGTCTCAAGCCCAGACCGAACGGTCCGGGTCTGCCCACGAGCTGTTTGATGCGCAGGGCCTGGTCCCGCACGGCGGCGAAGTTTTCCTCCCAGGTCTCGCCGGGATGGACATTCAGACAGTAGGTTAGGTGGAGGGGGGGATTGCTCTGCACTCTCATGAGGGTATCCTTAAAGCATGAATCGCGGTTTCGATGTGACCTGCGTCCAAAACATGCACTTCCCGTTTGGCCCCGATGCCGACCGGCAAGGTGATGTTCAGCTCCCCGCCCAGATGTTCGCGGAAGCGTTCAAGCCCCGCCAGCAGGAGCAATTCCCCGGACGCATTGCGCGCCTCGATGCAGGAATCCCACAGCGGCAAGCCTCCATCGGTCAGCCCCGTCACGAGGCGCGCGAAATCGCCGTCAGCCACCAGCCCGGTCTGCATGGCGATGTGGGCGTCGATCGCGAGGCCGATCGCCACGGCTTGGCCATGACCGATGCGGTAATGACTCATGCACTCGATCTGGTGCGCGGACCAGTGCCCGAAATCCAGAGGACGGGCCGATCCGGTCTCAAACGGGTCGCCCCCCTGCCGGATCTGGTCAAGGTGCAGCGCGGCGCATCGCCGAATCACCACCTCCAGGGTCGCAGCGTCGCGCGCGGCGACTGCGCGCGCGTGATCGCAGAGGTAATCGAAGAACGGGGCATCTCGAATCATTGCCACCTTGAACGCCTCGGCCAGGCCGCCGATCCAGTCACGCGGCGCGAGTGTCCTGAGAAAATCGAAATCGGCGATGACGCCGAAGGGCGGGGCGAAGGTCCCCGCGAAGTTTTTCGTTCCGTTATCGTCAATACCGTTCTTGACGCCGATGCCGGCGTCGCACTGCGCCAGTGTTGTGGTGGGGATGCGCACAAATCTCAACCCGCGATGCGCCAGCGAAACGGCCAGCCCCAGCATGTCGAGCATGGCCCCTCCGCCCACGCCGATCACGCAACTGTGGCGGTCGAGTCGCAGCCGCCCGATAAGCGCGAGCGTATCGTGGACAGCCCCCCAGCCCTCCTTCGCCGCTTCGCCGCCGGGCAGGATCACCGGCGGCCCCGCCTGCACGAGGCTGTCGGCCTGGCTGCGCACATAAGCCTCGGCGGTTTGCGCAAGATCCGGCCAGGCCCGGGCGAGGCCGCTGTCGATGCACACCCAGATTCTGTTAGCCGACGCATCGCCTCGTGGGCCGATCACACGCCTCAGCGTGCCGTTCTGCTGCGAGAAAACGCCGCGGGTGAAATGCACGGGATAGTCAAACGTGACCGTGAACCGTTGATGATAAACATCGTCACACCTTGTCGCAACCTGATCGCTCATCGTGCTCTCCCTCGCATACCCCGATCGCGTGCCGTTCATGCCGATTCCAGATACCGTCTCACCCCGCAAGCCAGCTCGACAATGCCGCCTGAACCGGCCAAGGCGGGAATCGTGGAGGCGATGGCTATTTCCCGACCCTTGCCGACACGCCCGTGCGTGCCTCGAATGCGGCTCGTGTCGCGGCACACGCCGGGCGGACACCACGAGAAGAACAATTCACACGGATCGAAGCCGGGTTTGTTGTGGATGTCCACATGACCGGCATAGTCCGGCGCGTTCCGGAGATCCGTCCACCAGGGGTAGGCGAACCAGCGTCCGGATCGGGCCACGGCGACCAGCTCGCCGCTATTCGCATGCCGCATACCGAGCTCGGCTTGCGCCGCCGCATCCAGCACCCGCTCCACGCCGTCGGCGGCAAGCAGGATCTCGCGGACCCGCGCGATATCGGAGGGGTCCGCAACATGGATATGCGCCACTTCGTGATCCACCAGCGCAAAGGCGCGCGAGGCGTGAAAGTCCGCATAGAGTCGCCCCTTCACGTTGCGCGTTTTCATCAGCCCGTGCTCGTGCAGGATGCGGTTGGGCAGCACCGCCGCTCCAGTGCAATCGACAATCGCATAGTCGCCGAAAATCACGGTCTCATAACCGTTCTTTTGCGCGGCGGCCAGGAGCGCGCGCAACTGCCCTTGCAGCGTCTCGATCGCCCGCTTGCTTCTGGCATGATGGGGCCCGTAGCGTTGAAAATCGTAGTCCAGCGATGGCAGATAGGTCACGCACACCCCTGGGGTCAGCATCGGATCGGCCAGGATCTCGGCGGTGGCTGCGGCGATCCAGTCGCCCACCTTGGCTGATGCGAGCGGCCCCCAGTAGTGGTGCAACCGGAAGGGCCGTCCGATGCGGCTGCAGAGTTTCCGGTACACGCCATCCGGGCGGCAGTAGCAGTCCTCAATCATTCCGCCATGGCTCTTGTGGATCGGCGCGGGCGAGAGCAGGATGTCGGCATCCCCGCCCAAGCTCTGCTGACAGAAGAGCTGGGCCACAGTGCCGCCTGCGCTGCGGAATCCCCTCCACAAGCTGTCCCCGGCCACCAGCGCCGATGATTGTTCCCAGAGCGAGACCCGGCGTAACGTGCGGTCGAAGCGCCCATTGGCGATCATGCCATGCTCCGCCGGCAGCGCGGCGGTGCGGAAGCTCGCTTGGACCGTGCAGGTCACGGCCGGGAAAACGGTTTTCCCGGCCTGAAAGTCGAGGCCGATAGCGAGGCCTCGCGAAGCCTCATGCGACAGCGCGGCCACTTGAATAATCAACACTTTTTTTCCGAACGGTGACATGGCGAAACTCCGGTTATCCGTCATTCATCATGTGCAATAAAATCGTCGAGCGAGACGGCGCTGGAAGGCCCAGAGCGTCAGACCGACCGCACCCGGAACGGCCAGTCCGCCCCAGCCGATTGCGGCGAGGCAGACCTGCATGAACAGGAGGCCCCGCAGCCATCGGCCGACGGCCCCCTGCACCCCGCCCGGCGTCGGCCGGCCGGCCAGACGATGCCCGGCCAAACCCGCCCAGACGGCCATCGGCGCACCGAGCGCGAACGCCAACGGCCAAGCCCCGATTCCCGCCCGACGCGCGGCCCAGCCCACGACGCCAAATCCCGCCGCGAGAACGAGAGCGGGCAGCCAGCGGCGAACACCCAGCTCCATCGCGCGGGTCTCGTTCCGGGCGATGGCCGTCACAGCGGCCACGTAAAGCCCGAGCAACCCGGCCGACGCGATCACGGGCGCCGACAGCTCACCCCGCCATCCGGCCGCGACAGCGCCCGTCAACAGGCTCAGCGCCCGGCAGCCGCCCATGAATAATGGACCGAGGATTCGGAAGCGCTTCATCACGCTGTTGTACAGCAGCACGGTCGCTGTCAAAAGCGCCACGGTGCCCAAGCCGGCCCAACCGTTGAACCCCGCGACCGCGATGCCCGCCGCAGCCGTCATTAAAAAGAGAATAATCGCCGTGCGCGGCCGGATTGCACCCGAGGGGAGCGGCCGGTCAGGCCGCTCGCGCCGATCCTCGGCTTGGTCGAAGAGATCGTTCCCAATCAGCCCGTGCGCGTAAATCAGCAGCGCGGATGCCGCCGCAACGCCCGCGCGCGCCCAAGCGGGAATCACAACTCCCCACAGGGCGCATCCGGACTCCAGCGCCGTCGTCGAAAAACCGGCCGCCGAAGCCAGCAGAAAGCCGGCCACGGGGTCACCGGGC contains:
- a CDS encoding alkaline phosphatase family protein, which produces MTDNRSFAMSPFGKKVLIIQVAALSHEASRGLAIGLDFQAGKTVFPAVTCTVQASFRTAALPAEHGMIANGRFDRTLRRVSLWEQSSALVAGDSLWRGFRSAGGTVAQLFCQQSLGGDADILLSPAPIHKSHGGMIEDCYCRPDGVYRKLCSRIGRPFRLHHYWGPLASAKVGDWIAAATAEILADPMLTPGVCVTYLPSLDYDFQRYGPHHARSKRAIETLQGQLRALLAAAQKNGYETVIFGDYAIVDCTGAAVLPNRILHEHGLMKTRNVKGRLYADFHASRAFALVDHEVAHIHVADPSDIARVREILLAADGVERVLDAAAQAELGMRHANSGELVAVARSGRWFAYPWWTDLRNAPDYAGHVDIHNKPGFDPCELFFSWCPPGVCRDTSRIRGTHGRVGKGREIAIASTIPALAGSGGIVELACGVRRYLESA
- a CDS encoding 3-dehydroquinate synthase, with translation MSDQVATRCDDVYHQRFTVTFDYPVHFTRGVFSQQNGTLRRVIGPRGDASANRIWVCIDSGLARAWPDLAQTAEAYVRSQADSLVQAGPPVILPGGEAAKEGWGAVHDTLALIGRLRLDRHSCVIGVGGGAMLDMLGLAVSLAHRGLRFVRIPTTTLAQCDAGIGVKNGIDDNGTKNFAGTFAPPFGVIADFDFLRTLAPRDWIGGLAEAFKVAMIRDAPFFDYLCDHARAVAARDAATLEVVIRRCAALHLDQIRQGGDPFETGSARPLDFGHWSAHQIECMSHYRIGHGQAVAIGLAIDAHIAMQTGLVADGDFARLVTGLTDGGLPLWDSCIEARNASGELLLLAGLERFREHLGGELNITLPVGIGAKREVHVLDAGHIETAIHALRIPS
- a CDS encoding TIM barrel protein, which produces MRVQSNPPLHLTYCLNVHPGETWEENFAAVRDQALRIKQLVGRPGPFGLGLRLSWTAAQTLAVPARLDAFRAFCRANDLYVFTINGFPYGRFHGGPVKTNVYRPDWRQRERLDYTNLLTDLLAALLPEGVRGTISTVPGSYKPWITTRADVQSLVANIADAAAHAADTLASTGKSIAIALEPEPDCLIENTHETIHFFTGPLREWGIAHLRAQRGMSAEAAEATLARHVGVCFDTVHMAVAFEDLADSLDRLSAAGVPVSKIHLGAALGVRDGADAPAALRNFCEDVYLHQTRRQSPDGSEQAFADLPEALAAPVPPDACWRVHFHVPLFFEGSGDLRSTQSLLTPRFAQLVAAGATEQVEMETYTYGVLPPDLATGDLAESIAREYRWVLSHLLGGRQPELT